One genomic segment of Desulfocapsa sulfexigens DSM 10523 includes these proteins:
- the recO gene encoding DNA repair protein RecO, producing the protein MQPKQQAESAAIVLDCRDHGESDLIVTFFCQHHGRVTGIAKGAKRSKKRFVNKLELFSSLRILHTTPQNNRLAFIAGAELLDGFINLREDISCYATASIIREITLLATKEVEGDEELYPLLMWVFSSLNNERPPIPALVFFLIRFFSIIGYSPQLKSCLGCGKQLQSDETYQFHIASGGICCSKCNSSEHSSRHTLSQGTLRSLTTALNQPLGRLHRLQLSGNSQQEALSFLHSYGRQLFQREIISWAFLENL; encoded by the coding sequence ATGCAGCCTAAGCAACAGGCTGAATCTGCAGCCATCGTACTCGACTGCCGTGATCATGGTGAATCAGATCTGATTGTGACCTTTTTTTGTCAACATCACGGAAGAGTAACTGGAATTGCCAAGGGAGCAAAACGCAGCAAAAAACGCTTTGTCAACAAACTAGAACTCTTCAGTTCTCTGCGCATTCTCCATACCACGCCACAAAACAACCGGCTGGCTTTTATTGCTGGAGCGGAGCTTCTGGATGGCTTCATCAACCTGCGTGAGGACATTTCCTGTTATGCAACTGCAAGTATTATCAGAGAAATCACTCTGCTAGCCACAAAAGAGGTTGAAGGTGACGAAGAACTCTACCCACTTCTGATGTGGGTTTTCAGCAGCTTAAACAATGAACGCCCTCCCATCCCTGCACTTGTCTTCTTTCTCATCCGTTTTTTTTCAATTATCGGCTACAGCCCCCAACTGAAAAGCTGCCTTGGCTGCGGCAAGCAACTTCAGTCGGACGAAACCTACCAATTTCATATCGCATCCGGGGGGATCTGCTGCAGTAAGTGTAACAGCTCAGAACATTCAAGCAGGCACACATTATCACAGGGAACCTTGCGCTCCCTGACAACCGCACTCAACCAGCCACTGGGACGTCTCCATCGCCTGCAGCTTTCGGGAAACAGCCAGCAGGAAGCCCTTTCCTTTCTTCACTCCTACGGACGCCAACTGTTTCAACGGGAAATTATCTCCTGGGCCTTTCTGGAAAACTTATAA
- a CDS encoding helix-turn-helix domain-containing protein, with product MSHEATQTTEQTLGSYLREQRQQKGLSLSEVSDSTKISLPILNAIEDNDYERMPADAFCRGFYNMYAKLLELDPQEILTQYEAGRGIHPKTSRKPAKPPLIESQKFANYADPAPISPATSMTFFITACLVIFIGVCWYFNFNPINYISSRLIPPQSGIETIEQFTVAPEEGVTIKPLPSSVSSNREEEVSAVIPSSATLSVTDKETTETLPKEGEKDSSAVAPYHLKIDFNSSGTLKVTLDDGFVLDKNFNAGESLEWKVEKKIILDMPESLSGTLTLNGIEIPLPETENNRRLLSLPEDLLD from the coding sequence ATGTCTCATGAAGCCACACAAACAACAGAACAAACACTTGGTAGTTACCTCCGCGAACAGCGACAGCAGAAAGGACTATCACTCTCCGAGGTAAGTGATAGTACCAAAATTTCTTTGCCTATACTCAATGCCATAGAGGATAATGACTACGAGCGCATGCCAGCTGATGCATTTTGCCGGGGATTCTACAACATGTACGCAAAACTCCTGGAACTTGATCCACAGGAGATTCTGACGCAGTACGAAGCAGGTAGAGGAATACATCCAAAAACATCCAGAAAACCCGCCAAACCACCGCTTATAGAAAGCCAGAAATTTGCAAATTACGCAGACCCCGCTCCCATCTCACCGGCAACCAGTATGACTTTTTTCATTACAGCCTGTTTAGTTATTTTTATTGGGGTCTGCTGGTATTTTAACTTCAACCCCATAAACTATATCAGCAGCAGACTCATTCCACCTCAATCAGGAATTGAGACTATTGAGCAATTCACAGTCGCGCCAGAAGAAGGTGTAACCATCAAGCCTTTACCTTCTTCCGTCAGCAGCAACCGAGAAGAAGAAGTCTCTGCAGTCATTCCCTCCTCCGCTACCCTTTCCGTTACAGACAAGGAAACGACGGAAACATTACCCAAAGAAGGAGAAAAGGACAGCTCAGCAGTTGCACCCTACCATCTCAAAATAGACTTCAACAGCAGTGGAACACTTAAGGTGACACTGGATGACGGTTTTGTTCTTGATAAAAACTTCAACGCTGGGGAGTCCCTGGAATGGAAGGTGGAAAAAAAGATCATACTCGACATGCCTGAATCCCTCAGCGGAACACTCACGCTCAACGGAATAGAGATACCTCTCCCTGAGACTGAAAATAACAGACGCCTGCTGTCTCTCCCAGAGGATCTTCTTGATTGA